The Brevibacillus brevis genome contains a region encoding:
- a CDS encoding aspartate kinase translates to MGLIVQKYGGTSVGTIERILRVADRIISYKEEGHDVVVVVSAMGKSTDVLVDMAKQISAYPSEREMDMLLTTGEQVSIALLSMALHSKGYDAISLTGWQAGITTEAIHGRARIKQIDPERIQSELGRGRVVIVAGFQGISDEGEITTLGRGGSDTSAVTLAASLNAEKCEIFTDVSGVYTADPRVVPAASKLDTISYDEMLELANLGAGVLHPRSVEAAKKYKVRLVVRSSFTAEDGTYVEEVANMETGRVVSGVAHDEDVAKITVVGMPAKVGTLSRLFNTLADNQVNVDIIIQSSYDASVTNISFTVAADDLKKALDTLDRNKNELGFEKIDFEEGLTKVSIVGSGMINNPGVAAEMFRVLAEKEISIKMVSTSDIKVSCVIPAALTELAVRSLHSAYGLDVKETAIVHGV, encoded by the coding sequence ATGGGGTTGATCGTGCAGAAATATGGAGGCACCTCTGTAGGTACCATTGAGCGAATTTTACGAGTTGCGGATCGAATAATCAGCTACAAAGAGGAAGGGCATGATGTGGTAGTCGTTGTTTCTGCAATGGGGAAATCTACTGACGTGTTGGTAGACATGGCCAAGCAGATTAGCGCATACCCATCCGAGCGTGAAATGGATATGCTGCTGACCACGGGGGAGCAGGTATCGATCGCGCTTTTGTCGATGGCCTTGCATAGCAAAGGCTACGACGCTATTTCTCTAACGGGCTGGCAAGCTGGGATTACCACGGAGGCGATTCACGGAAGAGCACGGATCAAGCAAATTGATCCAGAGCGGATTCAATCGGAGCTCGGCCGTGGTCGTGTGGTGATCGTGGCAGGATTCCAAGGGATCAGTGACGAAGGTGAAATAACGACGCTCGGCCGCGGTGGATCGGATACATCTGCGGTTACACTCGCAGCGAGCTTGAACGCTGAGAAATGCGAAATCTTTACGGACGTGTCCGGGGTGTATACAGCTGATCCGCGAGTCGTTCCAGCTGCGAGCAAGCTGGATACGATCTCGTACGATGAGATGCTGGAGCTGGCGAACCTCGGTGCAGGGGTTCTTCATCCAAGGTCAGTAGAGGCTGCGAAAAAATACAAGGTAAGGCTGGTCGTCCGCTCGAGCTTTACTGCCGAAGATGGTACGTACGTTGAGGAGGTTGCCAACATGGAAACAGGAAGAGTAGTAAGTGGAGTTGCACACGATGAAGATGTTGCCAAAATCACGGTTGTCGGCATGCCTGCAAAGGTCGGGACGCTCTCCCGTCTGTTCAATACGCTGGCGGACAATCAGGTGAACGTGGATATCATTATCCAAAGCTCCTATGATGCGTCTGTTACGAACATTTCTTTTACCGTTGCAGCGGATGACCTGAAAAAAGCACTGGATACGTTGGACAGAAACAAAAACGAGCTCGGCTTTGAAAAAATCGATTTCGAGGAAGGCTTGACCAAGGTATCAATTGTTGGCTCAGGCATGATCAACAATCCAGGGGTAGCTGCCGAAATGTTCCGCGTCCTGGCAGAAAAAGAAATTTCTATTAAAATGGTATCTACGTCTGATATCAAGGTTTCTTGCGTCATTCCAGCAGCCTTGACAGAGCTGGCTGTTCGCAGCCTTCATTCGGCATATGGTCTGGATGTCAAGGAAACCGCGATCGTGCACGGAGTATAA
- the uvrC gene encoding excinuclease ABC subunit UvrC — translation MNSSLKDKLAVLPDKPGCYLMKNASGEIIYVGKAKVLKNRVRSYFTGSHNGKTQLLVSEIVDFEYIVVSSAIEALILECNLIKEHDPRYNVMLRDDKTYPYIKITNEAQPRLEITRKVLKDKAKYFGPYPNAGDASEVKKLLDRLYPLRKCRNMPKQVCLYYHLGQCLAPCVYEVSAEENQRLVDEISRFLDGGHEEMKQTLTEKMLQAAENMEFERAKEYRDQIKSIEAVMEKQKITFTDTVDRDIIGFAVEKGWMCIQVFYMRKGKMIERQTTSFPYYGSETEDFMSYVSQFYYDKQNALPKEVLLPQESEPELLSEWLGIKVHAPKRGKKHELVKMASENARIALQEKFALMSKDDARTVQAVHNLGHILGIPVPHRIEAFDNSNIQGTEPVSAMIVFTDGRPDKKEYRKFKIKTVEGPDDYGSMREVVRRRYSRLLKENQPMPDLIVIDGGKGQISAAMDVLENELGLYIPVCGLAKDEKHRTAQLMYGDPPEPVNLRRDSYEFYLLQRIQDEVHRFVITFHRQSRTKTMLSSQLDEIPGIGEKRRKLLFSHFGSLKKMREATVEDFRQLGIGDKLAKEIIAHLRKLDT, via the coding sequence ATGAACAGCTCCTTAAAAGATAAACTGGCCGTCCTGCCAGATAAGCCAGGCTGCTACCTGATGAAAAATGCGAGCGGGGAAATCATTTACGTAGGCAAAGCCAAGGTGCTGAAAAACCGCGTCCGCTCTTATTTTACAGGCAGTCATAACGGGAAGACGCAGCTGTTGGTCAGCGAGATCGTGGACTTTGAGTACATTGTGGTATCCTCAGCGATTGAGGCGCTCATCCTCGAGTGCAACCTGATCAAAGAGCACGACCCGCGTTACAATGTCATGCTCCGCGACGACAAGACGTATCCGTACATCAAAATTACGAATGAGGCGCAGCCACGCCTGGAGATTACCCGTAAGGTATTGAAAGATAAAGCCAAGTATTTCGGTCCGTATCCAAATGCCGGAGATGCCTCCGAGGTGAAGAAGCTGCTGGATCGCCTCTATCCGTTGCGCAAATGCCGCAATATGCCCAAGCAGGTTTGTCTTTACTACCATTTGGGACAATGTCTTGCGCCCTGTGTGTACGAGGTATCGGCAGAGGAAAATCAGCGTTTGGTGGACGAAATCAGCCGGTTCCTCGATGGTGGTCATGAGGAAATGAAGCAAACCCTTACGGAAAAAATGCTGCAAGCCGCAGAAAACATGGAGTTCGAGCGTGCAAAGGAATATCGCGATCAGATCAAGAGCATCGAAGCGGTGATGGAGAAGCAGAAGATCACGTTCACCGATACGGTAGACCGCGACATTATCGGGTTCGCTGTGGAAAAAGGCTGGATGTGCATTCAGGTGTTCTATATGCGAAAAGGGAAGATGATCGAGCGTCAGACGACTTCCTTTCCATACTATGGCAGCGAAACCGAAGACTTTATGTCATATGTGAGCCAGTTCTACTACGACAAGCAAAATGCGCTGCCAAAAGAAGTTTTGCTCCCGCAAGAAAGTGAACCGGAATTGTTGAGTGAATGGCTGGGCATCAAAGTCCATGCTCCGAAAAGAGGCAAAAAGCATGAGCTCGTGAAGATGGCTTCCGAGAACGCCCGTATTGCTTTGCAGGAGAAGTTCGCGCTGATGTCCAAGGACGATGCTCGTACAGTCCAAGCGGTACACAATCTTGGTCACATTTTAGGGATTCCGGTTCCTCATCGAATTGAAGCGTTTGACAACTCCAACATTCAGGGAACCGAGCCTGTGTCTGCGATGATTGTGTTTACAGACGGGCGCCCTGACAAAAAGGAATACCGCAAATTCAAGATCAAAACCGTCGAGGGGCCAGATGATTACGGCTCCATGCGCGAAGTGGTTCGTCGTCGTTACTCTCGCCTGCTGAAAGAAAACCAGCCGATGCCTGACCTGATTGTGATCGATGGTGGGAAGGGCCAAATCAGTGCGGCTATGGACGTGCTGGAAAACGAGCTGGGCCTCTATATTCCCGTCTGTGGACTCGCGAAGGACGAGAAGCACCGCACCGCTCAGCTCATGTACGGAGATCCGCCAGAGCCTGTGAATCTTAGACGGGATAGCTATGAGTTTTATTTGTTGCAGCGCATCCAAGATGAAGTCCACCGTTTTGTTATTACATTCCACAGACAATCCCGGACGAAAACGATGCTCTCCTCGCAGTTGGATGAGATCCCGGGTATCGGTGAGAAGCGACGCAAGCTGTTGTTCTCTCATTTTGGCTCGTTGAAAAAAATGCGGGAGGCGACCGTCGAAGACTTCCGCCAATTAGGGATCGGCGACAAGCTGGCGAAAGAAATCATCGCTCATTTGCGCAAGCTTGACACATAG
- a CDS encoding DUF2164 domain-containing protein: protein MPAKLTREQMEYLVHQVQRYFKEERSETLGNLETEELIAFFSKELGPFYYNQGVQDSRKLLVERMSSLEDELYVLEKPFHKNK, encoded by the coding sequence ATGCCAGCCAAATTGACGAGAGAGCAAATGGAATATCTAGTTCATCAAGTACAACGCTATTTTAAAGAAGAACGGTCGGAGACACTTGGCAATTTGGAAACGGAAGAGTTGATTGCCTTTTTTTCAAAAGAGCTTGGTCCCTTCTATTACAATCAAGGGGTGCAAGACAGCCGGAAGCTGCTGGTGGAACGGATGAGTTCCTTGGAAGATGAACTATATGTATTGGAAAAGCCATTCCACAAGAACAAATAG
- a CDS encoding ABC transporter ATP-binding protein, with protein sequence MLNIQNLTTSYGQIKAIRGITLEVPEGKIVSLIGANGAGKTTTMRTIAGQLKPEAGTITFCGQRIEGSRPHQIVKAGLALVPEGRAILGKMTVLENLEMGAFQRNDAQGIKEDMEKMMTWFPILKERLSQLGGTMSGGQQQMLAIARALMSRPKLLLLDEPSMGLAPIVVADIFKVIKEINAEGTTVLIVEQNVKQALKIADYGYVLEAGQIVLDGTGESLLNDERVKEAYLGGRKH encoded by the coding sequence ATAACGCTGGAAGTGCCTGAGGGCAAAATCGTCTCGCTGATCGGGGCGAACGGAGCGGGCAAAACCACAACCATGCGCACGATCGCAGGTCAACTGAAGCCGGAAGCAGGGACGATTACGTTTTGTGGTCAACGCATAGAGGGTTCGAGACCGCATCAGATTGTAAAAGCCGGACTGGCTTTGGTACCAGAAGGGCGTGCGATCCTCGGGAAGATGACCGTGCTGGAAAACCTGGAGATGGGCGCATTCCAGCGCAACGATGCACAAGGCATCAAGGAAGACATGGAGAAGATGATGACCTGGTTCCCCATCCTCAAGGAACGGCTTTCTCAATTGGGAGGGACGATGTCTGGCGGTCAGCAGCAAATGCTAGCCATTGCTCGCGCATTGATGTCTCGACCGAAGCTGTTGCTATTGGACGAGCCTTCGATGGGCTTGGCTCCCATCGTGGTGGCGGACATTTTCAAGGTGATCAAAGAAATCAATGCGGAAGGTACAACCGTCCTCATCGTGGAGCAAAATGTCAAACAGGCCCTCAAAATCGCTGATTACGGGTATGTACTGGAGGCAGGGCAAATCGTATTGGACGGCACAGGAGAATCATTGTTAAACGACGAGCGTGTAAAAGAAGCGTATTTGGGCGGTCGCAAGCACTAG